In Deltaproteobacteria bacterium, the DNA window GTACTGGGGCGATCCCGCGCGCCAGCAACTCATCCAGATCGACGTCGACCCGCGCCATATGGGCGTCACCCGGCCACTGGCGCTCGGCATCGTCGCCGACGTCAAGAACACCATCGCGGGGCTGGTGAGCGCGCTGCGGGCACTCGAGGTACGCCCCCACGACGGGGCTGATCTGGCGCGTTACCGCCAGGTGGCGCAGGCCTGGCGGGAGGAACAGTTGGCTCCGGTGCGAAGCTGGACGGGCAGCGGCATACACCCGGCGCACGCGTTGCAAGCCGTCGGCGAGGTTTTCGGCCGGGGGGCCATCTACGTCACCGATGGTGGCAATACCTCTCTATGGGCGCACACCTGCCTGCCGCCGACGTTGCCGCGCTCGTACCACAATATTCTCGAACTCGGCATGCTCGGCACCGGCATCCCCTCCGCCATCGGGGCCAAGCTGGGCGCGCCCGAGCGCGAGGTCGTGTGCGTCACCGGCGACGGCGCGGCCGGCTTCAACTTCATGGAGATGCAGTCGGCCGCGCGCGACGGCGTCAAGATCACCACCGTCGTTTTCGCCGAAGGCTCGTGGACGATGGAGGAACCGAACGAGCGCATGCTCTACGGCCGCACCTTCGGGACTGACCAGGGCACGATTCGTTGGGAGCGCGTGGCCGAGGGCCTCGGCTGCCACGGTGAGTACGCCGAGCGGATGACTGAGGTCGAGCCAGCGCTGCGGCGCGCCCAGGCCGCCAAGGGGCCGGCGGTGGTCTGCCTGCGCACGGACCGCGACGCCAACCTGGCGATTCCGCAGGAGCTGATGCTACGCTTCGTGGAGGTGTATCAGGGACCGATGGGCTGAGGCCGGGCATGGATTCGGGCCCCGACATGTCCTACCTACGCCTCCCCTTGAACCGGCGTCCCGTTGCCGGGTAGAAGACCCGCGACGGTCTTGTCTATGGCGAGCAGACCCTCGAGCGAGTGCGGGCAGCGGACAGAGACTGTGGCGGTGGGCGACGGCGCACCAGCGCTGCGAGTCGATCCGGTAGTTACCGCCGCCGACTTGCGCCAGTTCATTCGCTTTCCCTTCCGGCTCTACGCCGGTGATCCGCACTGGGTCGCGCCGCTGCTGCTCGAGCGCCGCCAGTTCTTCAATCAACGGCGCAACCCGTTTTTCCACCACGCTGAAGCGGCCTACTTCGTCGCCCGGCGCGGCACCGAAGTCGCCGGTACCATCGCGGCGGCGGTGGATGGGAACTACGTCGCCTTTCACCAGGCCGCCATCGGCTATTTTGGTTTCTTCGAGTGTATCGACGACGACGACGTCGCCGCTTCCCTCTTCGCCGCCGCGCGCACCTGGCTGCGCGCCCACGGCATGACGATCATGCGCGGGCCAAATAATTTCACGACCAACCAGGAAGTGGGCCTGCTGGTCGACGGCTTCGACTGCGATCCGGTAGTGCTCACGACCTACAACCCGCCTTACTATCAACGGCTGTACGAGCAGGTGGGTCTAATCAAGGCGAAGGATCTGTATGCCTACTGGCTCGACGCCGGCCCGGCGCCGCCGGCGTTGGTCGAGGCCGCCGAACGCACGCGCCGGCGCCACCAAGTGCGCATCGCCAAGATGAACCTGCGCGACTACGGCAACGAGGCCAAGCGGGTCCAGCGCATCTACAATCAGGCGTGGGCCGGCAACTGGGGCTTCGT includes these proteins:
- a CDS encoding N-acetyltransferase, with translation MASRPSSECGQRTETVAVGDGAPALRVDPVVTAADLRQFIRFPFRLYAGDPHWVAPLLLERRQFFNQRRNPFFHHAEAAYFVARRGTEVAGTIAAAVDGNYVAFHQAAIGYFGFFECIDDDDVAASLFAAARTWLRAHGMTIMRGPNNFTTNQEVGLLVDGFDCDPVVLTTYNPPYYQRLYEQVGLIKAKDLYAYWLDAGPAPPALVEAAERTRRRHQVRIAKMNLRDYGNEAKRVQRIYNQAWAGNWGFVPVSDEEILDLARNLRLLADPDLALFAYVDGEAEPVGFVLCLPDINRALKPLRGRLFPLGWLRLLWARRHIDFLRIFTLGVLPDHHPLGIGALLYLETWQSGLRKGYRAGEMSWILEDNGPMNAALQLMGARIYKRWRIYDQTL